The following coding sequences lie in one Rutidosis leptorrhynchoides isolate AG116_Rl617_1_P2 chromosome 4, CSIRO_AGI_Rlap_v1, whole genome shotgun sequence genomic window:
- the LOC139840054 gene encoding serine/threonine-protein kinase-like protein CCR4, with product MTHSLIFLLFFLLIIPSSISTLSTVSITHITSSNQTLICALTNSQTNNLNCTTPFDQSLPSTRFPYVGIVGGTNFLCALSSPFNSSSKTFLVCWRFLANGSPVYKRIYLGSPLKDIDSDDQRVCGIVTVTNQLLCWQWDEFNHNSILNQSQFNSSVAIGQNFVCGLSEFGRIKCNNFNIMNGSQNGNYSVVSAGYNRVCAINANGGLECWGDVMTSKPSGVFKSVAIGDNRYCVIRINGTVFCWGESGFGLPRNLEQVYFEGLQVNRDVFCGITTSNYSIYCWGNEFFNSNSSVFANVVPGLCTTSCECGTIVNYATFCDGDLMICRPCVYTQAPPELVPPPPSPATRNGGWSGKMVAFAVVGSVGCLSFVFIFVYLFLRFCKSVEGSRVHDSGPMESIQFASGIRASNRILVKKLSHLISMGTGNHLEEFDLQTIIDATDNFSDERRIGVGSFGSVYHGLLTNGRKVAIKRAEITSSPSGRAGTNKRQEDTNNAFLSELEFLSRVNHKNLVQLLGYCEENNELVLVYEFMENGSLHDHLHNVFSSHIMSWPARIKVALDAARGLEYLHVYADPPIIHRDIKSSNILLDGEWTGKVSDFGLSLLGPPDNGSHLSLGAAGTVGYMDPEYYKYGQLTAKSDVYSFGVMLLELLSGHRAIQKNETGERRNVVDSVVPYIENDVIYRILDRKVPPPTAFEIEAVKNVGYLAADCVTLLGKDRPTMSELVICLERALSDCLTIPSFGHSSNGSSS from the coding sequence ATGACTCATTCCTTAATCTTTCTCCTCTTCTTCTTACTCATAATTCCATCTTCAATATCCACACTTTCAACTGTATCAATTACCCACATAACCAGCTCAAACCAAACACTCATCTGTGCATTAACCAACTCTCAAACCAACAACCTCAATTGCACGACACCGTTTGATCAATCACTCCCCTCAACTCGGTTTCCGTACGTTGGAATCGTTGGTGGGACCAACTTTTTATGTGCATTAAGCTCGCCTTTCAATTCATCATCTAAAACGTTTCTTGTTTGTTGGCGGTTTTTGGCTAACGGAAGTCCGGTTTACAAGCGAATTTACCTCGGTTCGCCTCTTAAAGACATCGATTCGGACGATCAACGTGTTTGTGGGATCGTTACTGTTACTAATCAGCTTTTGTGTTGGCAATGGGATGAATTTAACCATAATTCGATACTTAATCAATCTCAGTTTAATTCTAGCGTTGCGATTGGACAAAATTTTGTTTGTGGGTTGTCCGAATTTGGACGAATTAAatgtaataattttaatattatgaaTGGGTCACAAAATGGGAACTATAGTGTAGTATCCGCAGGTTATAATCGAGTTTGCGCGATTAATGCGAATGGTGGTTTGGAGTGTTGGGGAGACGTGATGACGTCGAAACCGAGTGGTGTGTTTAAATCGGTTGCGATTGGAGATAATCGATATTGCGTGATTAGGATTAACGGAACAGTGTTTTGTTGGGGTGAAAGTGGGTTTGGTTTGCCACGTAATTTAGAGCAGGTTTATTTTGAGGGATTGCAAGTGAATCGCGATGTTTTTTGTGGAATCACAACGTCGAATTATTCGATTTATTGTTGGGGGAATGAGTTTTTTAATTCGAATTCGAGTGTTTTTGCTAATGTTGTGCCAGGTTTATGTACTACTAGTTGTGAGTGTGGTACAATTGTAAATTATGCAACATTTTGTGATGGGGATTTGATGATTTGTAGGCCTTGTGTTTATACTCAAGCTCCACCGGAATTAGTTCCACCGCCGCCGTCTCCGGCAACACGGAATGGTGGTTGGAGTGGCAAAATGGTGGCATTCGCAGTGGTGGGGTCCGTGGGTTGCTTATCATTCGTTTTCATTTTCGTGTATTTATTTTTAAGATTCTGTAAATCGGTTGAAGGTAGCCGAGTTCATGATTCGGGACCGATGGAAAGCATCCAATTCGCTTCTGGAATTCGAGCTTCGAATCGTATACTTGTAAAGAAACTAAGCCATTTGATCAGTATGGGAACTGGGAATCATTTGGAAGAATTCGATTTACAGACGATTATTGACGCGACTGATAATTTCTCCGATGAACGTCGAATAGGGGTAGGAAGTTTCGGTTCAGTTTACCATGGTTTATTAACCAATGGTCGAAAAGTGGCGATTAAACGGGCTGAGATAACGAGCTCCCCATCGGGCCGGGCTGGAACAAACAAACGCCAAGAAGATACAAACAACGCGTTTTTAAGCGAGCTCGAGTTTCTTTCGCGTGTTAATCACAAAAATTTGGTTCAGTTATTAGGCTACTGTGAAGAAAACAATGAACTTGTTTTAGTGTATGAGTTTATGGAAAATGGTAGCCTTCATGACCACCTACACAATGTGTTTAGCTCGCATATAATGTCGTGGCCCGCACGAATTAAGGTGGCGCTTGACGCGGCTAGAGGGCTTGAGTACCTTCATGTATATGCTGATCCACCAATTATTCATCGCGACATTAAGTCATCAAACATATTGCTTGATGGTGAATGGACAGGAAAAGTATCAGATTTCGGGCTATCGTTATTGGGCCCACCGGACAATGGGTCACACCTTTCGTTAGGTGCTGCGGGCACGGTTGGTTACATGGACCCAGAGTACTATAAGTACGGACAGTTAACAGCAAAGAGTGATGTTTATAGTTTTGGAGTTATGTTACTAGAATTATTATCGGGGCACCGAGCAATTCAAAAGAACGAGACGGGCGAGAGAAGGAATGTGGTGGATTCGGTTGTGCCATACATCGAAAATGATGTTATATACCGGATTTTAGACCGAAAAGTTCCTCCCCCGACCGCTTTTGAAATCGAGGCAGTGAAGAATGTTGGATACTTAGCTGCCGATTGTGTGACATTGCTAGGTAAAGATCGACCAACAATGAGTGAACTCGTTATATGCTTGGAAAGGGCGTTATCGGATTGTTTGACGATCCCGTCTTTCGGTCATAGCTCGAATGGCTCTTCGAGCTAA
- the LOC139843666 gene encoding small ribosomal subunit protein eS21y-like, producing MQNEEGQNMDLYIPRKCSATNRLITSKDHASVQVNVGHLDESGRYVGQFSTFALCGFVRAQGDADSALDRLWQKKKVEAHQ from the exons ATGCAGAATGAAGAGGGTCAGAATATGGATCTTTACATCCCAAGAAAGTG CTCTGCAACCAACAGGTTAATTACCTCGAAGGATCATGCTTCGGTCCAAGTTAACGTTGGACATTTAGATGAATCTGGTCGCTATGTTGGTCAATTCTCTACCTTTGCCCTCTGTGGTTTTGTCCGTGCCCAG GGAGATGCTGACAGTGCTCTTGATAGGCTGTGGCAGAAGAAGAAAGTTGAAGCTCACCAGTAG